The Benincasa hispida cultivar B227 chromosome 11, ASM972705v1, whole genome shotgun sequence genome has a segment encoding these proteins:
- the LOC120091761 gene encoding uncharacterized protein LOC120091761, whose product MSLNCLSCQILQRTDSERHRDQQIQTYYASDEFDSSERSWSGNLSFRPHDRHNRGGFRGLPENKVAPISHRRAVSFGGKEPRLVRSSGMRRDWSFEDLRTIREEREPSAIHFLTTLTFFFLFFFFFKKTCLYIYIYIYIFNFRMELFIYNIYI is encoded by the coding sequence ATGAGTCTGAATTGCCTCTCATGTCAAATCTTACAGAGAACGGATTCCGAGAGACACCGCGACCAGCAGATCCAAACTTACTATGCTTCCGACGAGTTCGATTCCTCGGAGCGAAGCTGGTCCGGCAACCTCTCTTTCCGCCCTCACGATCGCCATAACAGAGGAGGGTTTCGGGGCCTGCCGGAGAATAAGGTCGCTCCGATCAGTCACCGCCGTGCTGTGTCGTTCGGCGGGAAGGAGCCCAGGTTGGTTAGAAGCTCAGGGATGAGAAGGGATTGGAGCTTTGAGGATCTTAGAACTATTCGAGAAGAAAGGGAACCATCTGCCATACATTTCCTGACAacattaacctttttttttctttttttctttttttttaaaaaaacttgtttatatatatatatatatatatatatttttaattttcgtatggaattatttatatataatatatatatataa